The segment ttcactttaaaaatgaaaggtgtGTCAGACCTCTCCCACTGGACCGAAGAAGTGTTGGGATCTGATACATAAATATACAAACTAACACTTGTGACCACAGCTCAACCGGCGAATGCCGGAAGCTCCTTAAGAGGAACGAAATGGCTCAACTTTCAGGTCCTTGAGAGAGAATGGTGTGTGAATTCCGCAACCCGGAATTGTTGTTCTGCTTTGtatctcttcctccttctctgttTATGGCGGCACAGAAGGGGCAGACTTTTAGTGTAAGGGTCGAGGGTTTTGTTACACAGGGGAACAGGTTAAACATGGCAAGTCAAATCCGACTGTGCTCTAAGTTAGCTAGGCTTCGACTATCCTCCTAACTATGAGCCTTGTTTAGTAGTCTGCTGTAGTTAAAGCGACCTTTGGTTACGCATTCATGGACAGTGTGAGCTCAACCGTCCTGCTGACAACAGCATTTTAGCATCAGTGACACCCAGAGTATTCAAGCACAGTGCATCTGGGATTTCTGGATTAATTCTGGTTTTCAGTAAAACAGGTTTGTATTCTTCTCGGATACAAAGGGGAAAACCCATTCTTGCACTGTCTGCATTTCTGTGAGTGAGAGCTAGATAGAGgtggcccttttccctgcacacctcttcagaaacaaaatagcTTCTGAAGAATGTCTGCTTTCAGGGTGCTTGACTGATCCCTCTGTAGAAGCTGCTATAGCACTACAGAAGGAGCTGCATTGGTCGTTTTTTAGTGGCCCTGAGATAAGTGACTAGTATAACTTGTAAGAGGGTTTGACCATGGGACATACTGTCTTTTATAGTCAAAGCTAATGGAGTGTATAAACTTAAAAAGCTGGTGCTGCCAAAGCTTTCCTTTTCACTCTAGCTGCCTCTCTTGTTATTTAAGTtaaagaaaaggctgaaaaattgCAGCTTTTGCTATAAGTGATAATTTTATAAGTGGCCTGTGCTAGGAAGTTCAGGCAGTTGAACCTTTGCTTTGTTTATGCTAGCTTCTGTATTTAAAAGCCTCACTAAATTACATAGTAACCATTGGCAGTCAGCCGATGATTGGGCAGTTCAAGGGTGACTTGATATGTGTTGAAAATAATGTTTACAACCAAGCTTTAATCAAATAAGCCAGATAGTGTGGGCCTGTATTATCTATTGCTGAGGGCAGCAGACTCCTCCTTTCAGCGCCATCTGAAGGAGGCCAGCAGCCTCCTTTTTGGAGCTCTACCTGGTGCTGGGCCACTAGAGGCTTTCATTGTTAGAGCTTCTTACCTGGCCCTTGGGAACAGATGCCTGCTACCAGTGTGTTTGTTGGAGGTAGCATGCCCTTTTCTGCTGGACGACAATACAAGTAAAATGGGGTCTTGTGTGTGCTCAAAGAGGTTGTAGTTAAATAtttaagggaaaacaaacaaataaacaaaaacaccaaaaaaaacccccaaaaaaaccaaaaaacccaccatcaCCGCAAAGAGCAAACCAATCAATATTGACCAGCATGCTAGCTGAGGTTTCCCCCAGTGAGCTGCTACCTGGAGAAAATGCTATTTAACAAAGCATGACAAATAGTCTTGTGATGGGTGGTTCCCCTTCTGGTAACAGAGATTATTTAGTTTTTCATAAAAAAGCTTGTCACTTTATAGTTAACATTAAAGACAACTAGTGAAGTCGGTTGGACTGGTCAAGCagcttgttttttgttttgtgcctGCTACTGTCTTCCTTCATCCAGGGAAATTAAGCTCACTAGAAAAACCTTCAGAACTTCTCAGTATGTTGATATTTTTTAACTTGCAGGGGTAACACCTTTGGACCCAGCATCTTATTTCACTGTCCTGCAACAATTTTGGCTGATAGTAGAGATGATTTGCAGGATAACACCTGATTTGTAGTCAGGACCAGGTCACCAGTGGTGAATGGTATATGTGACCAGCTGTAATTATGATGCTGTCCCACTTTCCCTTTGTTCTGTGCAATAACAAACCTCAGGTGTGTGGCCATATGATGAACGCATTCCAAAGCTGGCTTCCTTTTACAGAACACAGTAATTATGCAGCTGGACGGGAGACTTAGGGGTTAAAATAGGATGGTCTAACTGGCAGCGGTGGAAGTGGATTCAATAGAGTGGTGCTCTTACAATGCAGAGGTCTGAGAAGCTATATCAAAAATCAGTAGCAGGATTTCAAGGCCAAAAGGAGTGAAGCTTGATTGAGGAATTTATGATATAAGTACTGGGAGAGAGCAGTGAGTGTGGATTGCTGTGTACAGGAACACTTCAACATTGTAGGTGGGAATGGGTACAGGAATGCATATTATGTCAGTACAGGAGTAGGGGAACCTAGGGAGACAGGAAAACTTGACTGTTCCTGTCTCTTTCAGAATGAGAGTAGGTGGTGTGGAGCGTTGCTATTGGTTTTGTAGCAGAGTAGACTGTGACTGTCCAAGATGCAAGGATAGAAAAACCACCATGTGCCTATGTGCCTCTGAAGAGAGCTATGTGGGGAGGGAAGAAGTCTGTTAGCCGGGAGATGTAATGCTGAGTGTATTTGAAGTTACAGGAAGCTCTGAAGACTTTCACATAGATATCCTGCGTGAGCATTCTTATGTATGCATAATCCTGCTTCCTTGTTAAATATATTCATGTCCAGTTTGACTTTGGCTCCTCAACTGTGTGGCATTCTTTAGCTTACTGGAGTCGAGTTGCAGCTTATTGTGGCTGATTGCAGAAGCAGGTATGAATTAGTTAACCCCTGTGCTGCAAAACTAACCCCCCATGTACGTCTGGCAGTAACCATACTGCTTAGTCCACTGTTGCTGACAGGATTCCAGTGCTTTGCTCCATTAAGCTGGGAGGGACTAAAGTAGCTCTCTTTTGAAGTTTATACCAACAGCTCTCCTGAAGCTTGATTGCCAAGACAACAAAGTTGAAAATTATTGAAGTGGCTTGTACTTTCTTTGACATAGACAATATCAGAATGTAGGTGATCAGcactttctgcttctccttgaGATATTTGTTTGCCTTTTGCTAGGATGCAagtatttattgcttttaatgTCTTTCAGTTCTGTTAAAGCATTCTCTTTTTGACCAGCAAAAATGAGTAATGTAAGATGTTTAGTTCCAAGAAATATTGTCCATAGACTATTTGTGTGACTAAGTGCAACACAGACTGGAAGACTCAGAATAAGTATTGGGTGTTTACTTGTGTAGTCTGTATGTGTAGCATTGCTTTGGCTAATGATGTCAAATGTGGGTTCACTTAGCAAAATAACTATCCTATGAGGTTGCTTTCAAAAACATGCTTTAGAGTAAAACACACAATATCATTTTAATGTTAGCCATTGATTGGAAAAGTCACCAGAGTGGATGACTGtacaaaggtttgtgtctgtCCTTTCCAAATTCTGCAGATGAAAGTCTGTTCCAGATGAAGATGAAAGTCTTACTGCCAagatgaaatgagaaaatggaTTATAAAATCTCTAAGGATCATATTTTGGGGATAACACAGAGCTGTCAGAGTTGAGCATCATGAGTAGAGAATTTCTAGCTTGTTTCCACAATTCAGTGAGTTTGAGCATTATGATTGTTTTCTAATTGGTGAGACATAGGACACTGACTGCTGCTAGCACCAATAAAAACAATTCATACTGAAGCACATGATGGTACAAATAACCCAGTTAAGTGTTTAAGACTTGCCATAATGATTAGTGTGTTAGGTCTGAGAGCAAGCCAGCACTAATCTTATAACGTTTAGGAAAGAAGGGGGAAATCAtcaatgtggtttttttttttttggtaggttgAATTTGAGGCAGAACTGCAATCTGCTGGTGAGAAGCTTATAGTAGTTGATTTCTCTGCCACATGGTGTGGACCATGCAAAATGATCAAGCCCTTTTTCCACGTAAGTAgtttttctggatttatttctgcattaaattGTATATAAATGTTTGTGTTGCTTGAACATGGAGGAACGTTCTTTTGCCTTATGTGATTGCCAGCATTTTCTGGAAAGCTGCAAAGTTGCAGAAGTGTCTGTTTTTAAGACTACCAAGTGAAATAGACTGACCGTTGATATAGCTGGGAACTAATATGAGGTAGAGCTTTTGTCCTGGCGCTTACATGCGTTTTGGGTACATGGAGACCTGCCAGTTGCATTGCAACCTTCTGTACATGGTTAATGTAACTCCTCCAGCTGCGTTTAGGTGGCCGTGTTATCTCCTGATAAGGTATGAGAAGCTGTAGCATCTTTGGGTGATTAGCTGAAGGCTGCAAGAGAAGGCCTTCCACCTATGTCTTAGCATATTTTGGGTCTTTGTGGGGAGAACATGTTTCCACAGACTCCTCCAGAAACAGTCcgcagcagaacagaaaatatttgctttggtGGTAAAATAGCTGCTTTAAGATGATAAAGCATGTTTCACTAGCAGTTTAAGCAGCACCAGCCTTTCCATTTATACAAATGCATCTTTTCAGGAAGCTTTCCTGGGACACTGTAACTGCatagttttttttatttctttctagaGTTTGTGTGAGAAGTATGGTGATGTGATATTCATAGAAATCGATGTGGATGATGCCCAGGTAAGGTCTGGGGTGGTCCTGAAGGTGGACAGCTAAGGAGTTCCATGCAAGTGACAGCCAAGAATTCAAAATTCTTCACACATTTTGaatcaaaatctgaaaaaaaacccaagagttTACTTCAACTTAAAATTGAAACACAGGGATTTAGGAAAGAATTAGTTTACAAACTATCTGCTGGTTATCAACACTCTTGAAGTCCCATGGCATGTGTTGGATAACTTGGAAGCAGTGACCCTTTACTTTGGGAGGGAGTGTTAGTCTAAGGTCTTAAGCTGCTTTGATGCAATCTTCCTTAAACCTAAGGTTCACAACCTACTGATCTGTCTGGTCCCTCCACAGCTCTTGgcactttttcctctttcattaaaaatgaaattaggtCTTGAATTAAGTGCAATATAATGTCTGCTGTATTGCAGTTTCAACATTGTCAAATAGGTACTTGAAAAATATCGCATGGAAGCCCAAGAGTTGCCACAGGGCTCTTGAGTCTTACAAGCAGACATCTGTTTTGATGTGGAAGTCTGTCTTTTTCCAAGCACAGAGTACAGGTTAAGGTTTTTGCTATTGCATGAATTAAGTGTTGAAGAAGGGATCTTTAAGGCTTACTTAAGGGAGATGCTAACCCTGCACTGGTTTTGCTAGTGATGAACTAGCAGAAGTTCTTTTGCTTTGTCTTGAACAGCAATGGCTTTACCCTGTCAACTAAACCGAAGTCAGCTACAGTGGGTTCTAAATATAACATACTTAAGAATGCCCAGTTGAAGATGGTTTTTTGTCTCTTCCAGGATGTTGCTTCACACTGTGATGTGAAGTGCATGCCAACGTTCCAGTTCTACAAGAATGGAAAGAAGGTAGGCTCTGCCTTTTTGGAACTGGAGCAGGCAAGATAAACACTTGAAAGAAGATTGGCAATGTTGGACTACTTAGTCTGCTTTCTCTTGATTATGTCTCTATGGTACCACTAGCATTAAGACACTCCTGAGAGCAAGCAAGTTCATCTTAGTACCACAGCAGATGTAACCAGTAGTTAACTGGTGATGCAAACTGTCTTGTTCACAGGTAGTGAACTGAGTTAGTTACAGGTTAATCTTACAGACAATTTCATGAGAGACAGTGGGGTGAGATGTCTGTGTTAAGGCTGCTGGTCTATCTGCCTAGCACCCTGCCTTTTACTTGGCCAGTGTTTGTTATCTGGGTGCAGCTTGTCTTGAAGAGAGAAATGACTATAGGTGCCTATGGAATCCTGCCCAAACAGAAGTCTCTAACCTGGTCGAGGTTATATACAACAAGCAGCTGTTTCGTTTATTTCACAGAGAGGCTGTATAACCTTTGATATGAAGGTCCTGTCCCTGTTTAAGGATTGAGCAGACCTCTTTTGTCTGCTCTGCCAAGAGATGGATGAGATGGGATGCAGATTGTGCTCTGACAGCACAGtgggctgcctgtgcagggTAGTTTGGGTAGGTCTCTGCATGAACTTGCTGAGCTGATTGTGTTGTCTTTAGGCTTTTAGTTTGCTAAGCAAGCTGAAGGTAGgcttttctgaaggaaaatagtGCTTTGGGTGTAAGTTTTGTAGCTGAAGGTGATGGAATTGCACCTTGGATAGTTGCGTGTCACAGGTAGGGTGACTTTCAGTTCAGTATGGGGTCAGTATGAACCTCTGACAGTTCTGTTAGACTGAACTTCTGCAACTTCACGATGTCATTGGAAGAATTGTGATTACAGTGTGACAGTCAATGTGTGGCTTTTTGTATCAAGCAAGCAGTTTCATGGCCTGTAGTGTAGTCTTCTCTCTGCCTTCCATCCCTGTAGATACAGGAGGACAGATCTGCAGTTTTTGAGACAGCAGGTGAATGTTGCCTCTATCTTTCTGCTCTATAAGTTGCAAGAAGATCAGTTCTCACAGGAGAAGCCAGGCACAGGGGTAGGTCATTTGGAATAGTCCTTCCAGAACTTGATTGATAGCGTCCTGAACAAGTCAAGGTGACCTTGAGCTGCCTTTGATATGTGGGGACCTTCAGAATCCCTTCAAGCCTCTTTTTGAGTCTAACATAATAGTGACCCAGGATTAATGGTAGTCTGGAGGTGAAGTTTAATAGTCTTCTGTCTCAACTTTTGCATGAGTTGAATTGAGTaggaaataaatatatgaaCATCTGCAAAATACTCTGTGTTTTGAGAGTTTTTAGCAGAGTTGAATAGGTGTGTATGTGACTGGATTCTATGCAACTAATGTTAAGAAGCATTGAATGCAGTTCTAAAAATCGATCTCTTTACAGGTGCAGGAGTTCTCTGGGGCCAATAAAGAGAAGCTGGAAGAGACCATTAAAAGTCTAGTCTAATCTCCAGCCATGAAGACATTGAAGTGTGACTGCTTTGGCTAAATTACAGCCTGCAActtttctacttaaaaaaaataaacaagctaGCTAGATTAAATGGTGCAAACTATCTTCTTGGTCCATGTATatgagtaaaataaaatataaactcTTCACTTTTGGATATTATTGTGTGTTTAACAAAAAGCTTAAGAATTTCATAATGTCAGGTGAGTGTCAGGTTTTGCTGTTAAAAGAGTACTGTCTGTGTACAAAGACTTCTCAAAGGCAACCTCATCTATTGTTGGCTTGGGATCCATGACAGCTGCTTTAGGAGGAGTCTGCTGCCGCCCTACTCAGATGGCAGTCACTATGCCATAATCTAGTTTACAAATACCAAAAGAGGAGTTGGAGAAAAGAGAGTAGTCACTGGGTGGGAtactcctttctttctttcattacaTCTTTTTagttaaaagattttaaaaatatttcaagctgCATTATAGAGTTCAAAGCCAAGACTTGTCCTTCCAGAACATTATACCAATCCTACCATGGAAGTGCAAGGTAGGACTTGGACTTGCtgtctttttgccttttcaatTTACCTTGCCATTTGTATATGTACCTTCTGGTTCTATTAGTAAAGAAGTGTGTTTAGTCTGAGTTGGGCTGCTTTGTTCCTAGGCATTAGTCTGGAACAAATGACTGAAGAAGTAAAACTTGTAATGTCTTATGGTCAAGAGAATTTTAGATTTATGTACTCTTGTAATTTTCATTTGATTGCACCGTTGCACTCTCAGAACACATTTGACACTGTGTTGGACAGTAAACTGGACTCAGTAGTCCTCCAATCTTGATTCAGGCTGTCTGGATGAATGCTGACTTCCCAGCCTTTTTATATCTGCCATTCACCTACTCTTGGCACTGTAACCAAGGGAATGGTGTTTCTTCCACTGTATCAAAATGGCTTCCTTGCTGGCTTGGATGTCCTGTACAAGAACTCGGTGAAGAAGGGAGTGGGGCTGTAGTGAGTACAGCTTagtgagctgtgctgctcactgAATATCACTCATGGAAAACCTAGACTTCCTACTGCATATGCAGACAATGTGGAATGAATGAGCCTCTTGTCTTTGTGGTAGGAAACTCACCCATGACTCAGTCTTACACTCACTTCACAAGCATGCATGAATTTCTTGATGGCTCTGGAGGACTGGGGGCCTTGAAAAGCTTAATGTATATGTTCCTAATTTGAAACAAGATTTTTCTAGTCCAAGAAGTGGCCACACCCTTTACTTGAGAGTGAGCCATCAAGGCACTTCTTGGATGTAAGTTCTGAGTTGTGATTATGCAATGAgaagaacatggaaaatattttccatatagTTCTGGTTATTTGACTAAGAGAAGTGCAGCTTCATGTTTGAACTGTTCAAAGGTAAATGCGAAAGCACTACCCCAAGTGGTGGGTGCTATGAACAGACTTGTGAGGAGAGAATAAAATGAAGCTGCAGCAAGAATGCACTATGAACACACGCTATCTTCAAACAAGCGAGTGTGCTACAACATACAGTATTTCTGCTGAGGCAAGACCAGACCAAGTTGTTGCAAGGGAAAGGTACGGTCAGTGGTGTTTTGCTGCTTGTGTGTTGAGTTTAACTTAATACTTCGTTTAGTTTTTTAGTAAAATTATACTTGGCAGTAGCCTTGGACAATTCAGGTGACAGTGACTGGAAATTCAAGCTGTGATTGGAAAGACCAGAATAGCTGGAATACCTCTTGTGCTGAAGCAAGCAGTGCAAAGCAGTTATTAAAAGGGCAGTGAGTTCGGCTTCCTGTGCTGCAGTATCTTCCCCTCCCAAGAACTGGTATGTAGGCATATTGTGATGAAAATAACTTGCATAGCCTAATTTgaaagatgatctttaaggcttGGCTCTTTGAGGAATACGCAGTGAGGATCATCATGCTATGTAAACTTTCTCTTTAAAGGAAACAACACATAGTCCTCAAATGCAAAGTTATACCAGAATTTGACTGTAGTTGGTCCTTGCCATTACAAGTGATGGAAAGCAAAGCCTATGCTTTGTTTTGGTTATATTCCTAGGAACCCTGGGAGGAGAGAACCCTAGTTCAGGATGGTAACTGGCTTGAATCCTTCAGCAGGCAAGGTCAGGGTGGGTGTTTCAGTCTTTAATAAGCCTAGGTATAGCAAATGTTTTGTTCCAAATGGAATGGGTATGAGTATCCTTGCTAAAGCCTAGGGCATATGCCCTCCCACAAGTATTAAGTAATGATACTTCATAGAGAGCTGGCTAGGtgcattttcttgtttgtttttctgtgtgaagGTGTGAGGCCAGTATTTGCTGTGTGCCAGGCAGTAGCACAGCATTCATGCTTTCATTAAACTCTCTGGTCTCCTTCTTGCATGAACAGAATTTGCTGCTTTGATCCAATGATCTGCAAAGATGCCTTTAAGAGGGAAGTGGGTAGATAGCCAACTGACTTGAATGTTTGGTAGACTTGATGTACAtggcagagaaaaaacaacataGAAAGGTTTCTTTTGGGAATAAGGGTTTCAGGAAGAAGTTTTGCCCCTCAGGCAGTGACTGCAGTCTGTGTCATTTGTCTATGAAATAGCTGGGATCTGTCCCTTGCTgtcaaacaagaaaaacaagatgTTTTTGTCTGCAGGCCTGTTACATAGCTTGCTTATAATGGGCTGGCCAACAGGAAGAGAAGTACTTCCTTGAGTACAGCAATTAAAACACATAGCTGGAATAATTAAGCTTAATGAGAGAGGACTAATATGAAAGGAAGGGCCAAGAGGTCACAGTGAGTGGACATGTGAACTGTGCTTGATCAAATTGCAGTGGCATAGTGACACTCCTTACCTCCATCAAGGGGTTCTGAAAGGGCTGTTGTGCACTTGAGGAAGTGTGTGTCATGCATGTGAGGTGCTCAACCACCCACGTCTCCAATCTCTTGCAGCAGTCAACCTAACTGCAACTACAGCTAGCCAtctgctttcccttctttccttgaCCTGAATGAAGACTTTAATTTCCCTCTGGAATGATTCCAGCAAGAGTCTTGGTAATCATTTCAatgtttaatttcttaattgtTCATTCATTAAAACTAGCTGGATCTACCAAGCTAAGAATTACACATATTTTTTACCAATGCCAACTGgcaaagcagctcctctgtgttGTGCTCTATTGACATGCAGCTTTCAGCCACCAAAGGAATTGGCTTGAGGAGCATACTGTTAAAATCCTTGCTGGATTAACTCTGCCGTGCTAGTCCCTGGTCCTTGGTGAAGGGTGGGAAAGTCTGACTTGGTAAAGGTGCAAGATGCTTTTTCCCATATGCTCTTGTTCCTTTCTTGCTACTACTATAGTTTAGAGCTTTTATTTAAACTCATATCACAAAACGCTTGGCTTTGGCCATTGGTTAAGGCCCCTTTGGAGCTGGCTGTCACTGGGTCTATCTGATGAGGTGGCAGCTTCTGGTTTTCACAGGaagccatccctgcagcctccccagtAACAAAACCTTGGTAAGAATGAACTAGGTGAGTTTGAGAAACTTGGAAACACCTGAGGAGACAGTGGAGATGGACATCCAcctgaaatgcagtttttcctCCTACGGTCCAGGCTGGTAGACAGACAAGGTGATGGAGGCATGGGAGCTGCACCAAGTTCTATTTCTACCTGCAGCTGACAAACACAAGCTTGTGCCATGCAGATCACCACAAGGTGGCCACGGCTGTCTGTGGGTTTTTTACAGTGCATATACACAGGCAGGCTCTGTGAATGACTTGTGTTTGTACCTCTCTGACAGTGCTGGGGGGATGGTTGTACCTTGAGGCAATGGGCTAGAAGGGAATGCATGGGAGAAGGTGGGCTCCTACTATCCTGGTGGCACCATCTGCCTGGCTTACCGGAATTGAAGCATTTGTCATGGATGTAACAGGGGTATAAACAGACTCTAGGGAGTGGTGAAGCTAAGCATTAGAAGGCATAGGAGGAAGAGTTTTAGACTAGGCTTGGGTCATCTCCCATCTACTTGAATAAGCCCATGACATTTGCTCAGGGAGACAATGGAGTCTtgtatttcagctttctttGTTTCTAGCTCCTCTGAGTGAGACACCTGGGGGAGAGCAAGGACACACACCATGAACAGTACTGTATCTGTTAATTCTGCTGATAAGGGAAACACAATGGGCAGTTGTAGCACCACTCTGCAGGGTTGCTCCAAAGGAGGCTGAGCCCACACTCAGCTAGTGATGATGGGTTGAGGATAGGGACAGGAGGCATCTCCCTACACTGTAGGTAATGGCCAGCAGCAAGCTAACCTGTCTGGAGCAGATGGTGGAGGTGAACAATTAAAGTAAGGTTCATAGGAGCAAGATAAAAGCAAAGGATCGGACGTATGGTTTGTTTCCTCCAGTACAGGCAGTGGTGGTGGCAGATTTAAGGCTGGATTTGATCCAGCTGGGGAACAGACCTCACCTCACATAGAAATGGATGCTATGGCTGGGCCATGGTGTGTCATGACCCCTCCCGTGGGCACTGACCCTGGGAGGACCATGAGAGAAACTCATCAGGCAGCAATGGATTCCAGGGATAGCTCCCTGGTTTCAACAACCCATAGCCCTTTGGAACAATTCCCAGTGCTTCCAGAGGCTACCTTTGCTGTGGCAGGCCATGGTGAACTCCTCAAGGAAGTACCCACTATGTTCCTGAGCTCAAACAAGTTAttgccaccagccccagcttgATGTTGCTTAGGAACAGGACATAAGAGTTGCATATTTATTAGCCTGGTACAACTCTAGAGACTGCTTCATTTTGCACAGGCAAGCATAGGCATTAAGCAGTTAAGCCATGACTCTAGAAATAACTATATGTATAAATGAAGAGCTATTTAGCCAACAAATTACAAAGCCTGCAGCTGTTTAcatttaagataaaataaactCTTCCTCTTGCTCTCAAATATTACATCCTCAATTAACTGGGATAATAAAGTCTCGAATCCCACTGCCACCCTTCTTGCAAACTGTAACTTATAGTGGCACAAACACGGCCATGTGgactggagaaaagcagcagaaaaagacCAGAGAGTATCAAATAGCCCCAGCTGCAAAGTGATGGAAAAATTACCACTGcaccctgggcagagctgacaCCCTTTTCCACCTTTGCAGACACACACAGTGGAGAACTGCTGAAGTGACCTAGCCCCAGGCAAGCCCTTGGAACACCTTCTGACAGCCAGTGGCACCACTGGAGCTCACCCCTTCCCAGCAAGCCTTTAAGATCAGCTGCAGAGTGATAATGTTAGAAGAGGGGGTGCCTGGCAGAGAGCTGCTCACAGGCCCTGTGCAGCTGTCAGAGGACAGGCTGGACTGCCTGCAAGGTACTACCCATGCTCTGCCCCTAAAAACACACAGAGCCATGTACTGGCAGAAAAGCCAATCCCAACAACACATTGCTGTGTCTTTGTTCTAGGCTGGACCTTGGCACCTTGTTAACTTCATTACCATGGCTGTAGTCATAGGATTAGCTTGCTTCACTAGCAGGGTGAAACAGAGAGACCTTCATCCTGACTTGTGCCACTgccacaaggaaaaaacccaaaatttttaatatttccattttactttCAACATGTGGAAAAATCCAGGTATTATTCCACAAACTTAGAACTTTGAGGACAATAAGGCTTACAGTGAGAAACTACTGCAAGACCTCCAAACAGTGCCAGACAATGAGGGGTAATTGTCATTATTCATGTGGTAGCAGCATTCCAGACGTGTAACAGAAAACTTGAATTTTCAGGAGGGTACAGCTATATTCCCCAGAGAAGTTCAGAGGCTCAGAGGTGTGTGGTGTTggttttacacagaaaaattatatttttatggtTAAACAGCCTTGCAAAATCAACTGCTATTTATGAATCATAAAATCTGCACACAGCAAGGGGAATGTACAGATCTGTATTTTAGGAGGAAGCAGGCTGAGCCAGGATTGTTCTAACTGACAAATCTTTCTACAACTCTGACCAAAGGACAGGAACTCCATGCGGCTGTTCTTAGCTCATTTCCTAATCATCACTTTACCTGAAACAAGAGATCATTAATTCACTGGAtttaattcagtatttcaggAATTGCAAGCCCTTTGGCACAAGCTTGAGTTTTGCAGTTTGTCAGCTGCAGGTAGAAATAGAACTTGGTGCAGCTCCCATGCCTCCCTCACCTTGTCTGTCTACCAACCTGGACCATAGGaggaaaaactgcatttcaggTGGATGTCCATCTCCACTATCTCCTCAGGTGTTTCCAAGTTTCTCAAACTCACCTAGTTCATTCTTGCCAAGGTTTTGCCCTTGGAGAGCAAAAGGaagtttattttatcttaaatgTAAACAGCTGCAGGCTTCATGATTTGTTGGCTAAATAGCTCTTCATTTATGCATATAGTTATTTCTAGAGTCGTGGTTTAACTGCTTAACACCTTATGCTTGCCTGTGTAAACTTCCTCAACAAAGAGCTACCACACAACAGCACACCTCTAGTCAGCGCATCTGAAGCCTACTGACAAGAAGTTCCCTTTTTTGGTTTACCACTTTATGTGATGTGCAATGGTATTAGTCCACAGATCTTCCTCAGTGGTCACTGTAAAACCACAGCACTGGAACTTACTCAAACTGTCAATTCATTCTCCTCAGAAAACACAATAAAGCTACCAGAACCTCTTACCCACTTGTGCCAAAGTTCATTATTTCCCTAGCGGCCAGCTGACCTGCATTTCAGGGTGTC is part of the Camarhynchus parvulus chromosome Z, STF_HiC, whole genome shotgun sequence genome and harbors:
- the TXN gene encoding thioredoxin; the encoded protein is MVKIVGNLVEFEAELQSAGEKLIVVDFSATWCGPCKMIKPFFHSLCEKYGDVIFIEIDVDDAQDVASHCDVKCMPTFQFYKNGKKVQEFSGANKEKLEETIKSLV